Genomic DNA from Lactococcus garvieae:
TAGATGTCTCATCAAAATAAATTATTTTTTTCAAATTTTCCGCCAAAATAAAACCTCCTAATAATATACTCAGTAAATATATTATAACAGTTTTACAAATTTCTCGATAAAAATAAAAAAACACCAGTAAAACACTGATGTCTTTTGCTTTTATATTGATAAGAAAATTGATTTTTACACCAATTTCCACCAAATAATAGTCCAAAACGTTGATATATCTGAAACAGATTAACGTTTTGAGAATTGTGAAGCTTTACGGGCTTTCTTAAGACCAGCTTTTTTACGTTCAACCATACGAGCGTCACGTGTAAGCAAGCCAGCGCGTTTCAAAGCACCACGGAAGTCTGGATCCACTTCAAGCAATGCACGAGCGATACCATGACGGATAGCTCCTGATTGACCTGATACACCACCACCGTTTACGTTTACGAGTGTGTCGTAGCTACCTTCAGTTTGTGTAGCTGCAAATGGTTGGTTGATAACAAGGCGAAGTGCTGCTTGTGGGATGTAGTCTTCTACATCACGTTTGTTGATTACGATTTTACCTGTGCCGGGTACGAGACGTACACGAGCAACTGAATTTTTACGG
This window encodes:
- the rpsI gene encoding 30S ribosomal protein S9, whose translation is MAQVQYAGTGRRKNSVARVRLVPGTGKIVINKRDVEDYIPQAALRLVINQPFAATQTEGSYDTLVNVNGGGVSGQSGAIRHGIARALLEVDPDFRGALKRAGLLTRDARMVERKKAGLKKARKASQFSKR